A single region of the Biomphalaria glabrata chromosome 15, xgBioGlab47.1, whole genome shotgun sequence genome encodes:
- the LOC129921589 gene encoding uncharacterized protein LOC129921589 — translation MSVRRAMWLWLVLLSSRSESLVLNMEPQTIEPGITDRLLINCTLPRNQSSEMVFLNSIFLTRRSDNVSENFMDLASININSKEMIIHNSAAVDDAAASGEINTRGDSYLSLLWIYPIQQMAGEYRCDAHGVSPTWKPLTISSAKKVIGKKVGLISLIDRFRQIEINMAKLKNENINLRNDLNKSEMATANLYTRIENSRQWFFKVSSIYKGRRYYMSQQDPNSESEQAMAICVFFGGYLVEIDDTDEHAFIVAFIRQMAGFNLVLTGGTKQGHKDLWLYRQSNTKVPDWLMQLRKCANCNTLYLYDKINWYALDTFDYHTHPPYEPSRFLCEIPL, via the exons ATGTCTGTCCGTCGTGCAATGTGGCTTTGGCTGGTGTTACTTTCATCTCGAA GTGAGTCTCTAGTTTTAAATATGGAGCCACAAACAATCGAGCCTGGAATAACTGATCGATTATTGATCAACTGTACCTTGCCAAGAAATCAAAGTTCTGAAATGGTCTTTCTCAATTCTATCTTTCTAACTCGAAGATCTGACAATGTCTCGGAGAACTTCATGGACCTGGcttcaataaatattaacaGTAAAGAAATGATCATTCATAACAGCGCAGCTGTTGACGACGCTGCTGCGAGTGGCGAGATCAACACCAGGGGTGACTCCTACCTAAGTCTGCTGTGGATTTATCCTATACAACAGATGGCTGGGGAGTACAGGTGTGATGCTCACGGAGTGAGTCCAACATGGAAACCGCTCACCATCAGCAGCGCTAAAAAAGTAATTGGAAAAAAAGTCGGACTAATTTCATTGATTGATCGCTTCAGACAGATAGAGATCAATATGGCTAAATTAAAAAACGAAAATATTAATTTGCGCAACGATTTGAACAAAAGCGAAATGGCTACAGCAAATTTATACACAAGAATTGAGAATTCCAGACAAtggttttttaaagtttcttccATTTACAAAGGCAGACGATATTACATGTCTCAACAGGATCCAAACAGCGAATCGGAACAGGCAATGGCTATTTGTGTCTTTTTCGGGGGCTACTTGGTTGAGATCGATGACACAGATGAACACGCCTTTATTGTGGCATTTATTCGACAGATGGCTGGCTTCAACCTTGTACTAACGGGTGGCACGAAGCAAGGTCATAAAGATCTCTGGTTGTATCGCCAGAGCAACACCAAGGTCCCTGATTGGCTAATGCAGCTTAGAAAATGTGCCAATTGTAACACCTTATATTTATACGACAAAATAAATTGGTACGCTCTAGATACTTTTGATTATCACACTCATCCTCCTTACGAGCCTTCGCGTTTCCTGTGTGAGATCCCTCTTTGA
- the LOC106072759 gene encoding uncharacterized protein LOC106072759, whose protein sequence is MSVHRSMWLWLVLFSSRVESLVLNVEPQTIEPGITDRLLINCTLPRNQSSEMVFLNSLILTRKSDNVSENFMDLVSININSKEMIIHNSAAVDDAAASGEINTRGDSYLSLLWMYPVQPMAGEYRCDAHGMSPTWKPLTISSTKKVIGKKVGLISLIDRFRQIEISMAKLKNENINLRNDLNKSEMATANLYTRIENSRQWFFKVSSIYKGRRYYMSQQDPNSESEQAMAICVFFGGYLVEIDDTDEHAFIVAFIRQMAGFNLVLTGGTEQGHKDLWLYRQSNTKVPDWLMQLRKCANCNTLYLYDKINWYALDTFDYHTHPPYEPSRFLCEIPL, encoded by the exons ATGTCTGTCCATCGTTCAATGTGGCTTTGGCTGGTGCTATTTTCATCTCGAG TTGAGTCTCTAGTTTTAAATGTGGAGCCACAAACAATCGAGCCTGGAATAACTGATCGATTATTAATCAACTGTACCTTGCCAAGAAACCAAAGTTCTGAAATGGTCTTTCTCAATTCTCTCATACTAACAAGAAAGTCTGACAATGTCTCGGAGAACTTCATGGACCTGgtttcaataaatattaacaGTAAAGAAATGATCATTCATAACAGCGCAGCTGTTGACGACGCTGCTGCGAGTGGTGAGATCAACACCAGAGGTGACTCCTACCTAAGTCTGCTGTGGATGTATCCTGTACAACCAATGGCTGGGGAGTACAGGTGCGATGCACATGGGATGAGTCCAACATGGAAACCGCTCACCATCAGCAGCACTAAAAAGGTAATTGGAAAAAAAGTCGGACTAATTTCATTGATTGATCGCTTCAGACAGATAGAGATCAGTATGGCTAAATTAAAAAACGAAAATATTAATTTGCGCAACGATTTGAACAAAAGCGAAATGGCTACAGCAAATTTATACACAAGAATTGAGAATTCCAGACAAtggttttttaaagtttcttccATTTACAAAGGCAGACGATATTACATGTCTCAACAGGATCCAAACAGCGAATCGGAACAGGCAATGGCTATTTGTGTCTTTTTCGGGGGCTACTTGGTTGAGATCGATGACACAGATGAACACGCCTTTATTGTGGCATTTATTCGACAGATGGCTGGCTTCAACCTTGTACTAACGGGTGGCACTGAGCAAGGTCATAAAGATCTCTGGTTGTATCGCCAGAGCAACACCAAGGTCCCTGATTGGCTAATGCAGCTAAGAAAATGTGCCAATTGTAACACCTTATATTTATACGACAAAATAAATTGGTACGCTCTAGATACTTTTGATTATCACACTCATCCTCCGTACGAGCCTTCCCGTTTCCTGTGTGAGATCCCTCTTTGA